One Coregonus clupeaformis isolate EN_2021a chromosome 21, ASM2061545v1, whole genome shotgun sequence DNA window includes the following coding sequences:
- the LOC121534933 gene encoding origin recognition complex subunit 4 — MEVEEEATKSEEVQVDAAGSEEKSDEALSNGSRTTLKRSRGRPPKNRSISESDRALSNGSSTTPKREQGRPKRSVTKKGGALSNSSTTTPKKGRPKRLASKLGASPITPKRGKAKGSVFTKPKMLKVIGKPSRGRPRKVVGPSKKCGRPSKVKSKRGRPKKILTPEEEEERKKLESQPRVLKPLGRPRIYPRNDPPVIEPRGRGRPRKTKDKRGAHLRKAPNPKPPIYDGPPQKRGHPPSAANEDKIEAEQDKANSEPPVKRSCNSNEKSQEGFPPVEESDQEDKTRKVIEDSETGLVN, encoded by the coding sequence ATGGAGGTGGAAGAAGAGGCAACCAAGTCTGAAGAAGTGCAGGTGGATGCTGCTGGCAGCGAAGAGAAGTCAGATGAAGCTTTGTCTAATGGTAGCCGCACAACCCTTAAGAGGAGCAGGGGTAGGCCGCCCAAGAACCGATCCATCTCTGAATCAGATCGAGCCTTATCCAATGGTAGCTCCACAACACCTAAGAGGGAACAGGGTAGGCCCAAAAGATCAGTCACTAAGAAGGGAGGAGCCTTGTCTAATAGTAGCACCACAACACCTAAAAAGGGTCGGCCAAAAAGATTAGCATCCAAGTTAGGTGCTAGCCCCATAACACCTAAGAGGGGAAAGGCCAAAGGATCAGTGTTCACAAAACCCAAGATGCTGAAAGTTATAGGCAAGCCGTCGCGAGGCCGACCCCGTAAAGTGGTTGGCCCCTCTAAGAAGTGTGGCCGGCCCAGTAAAGTTAAATCAAAAAGGGGTAGGCCAAAGAAGATCCTAACAcccgaggaggaagaggagagaaagaaactGGAAAGCCAACCAAGAGTGTTGAAGCCACTCGGAAGGCCGCGCATCTATCCCCGCAATGATCCTCCAGTCATTGAGCCTAGAGGAAGAGGCCGCCCACGCAAGACAAAGGATAAAAGAGGTGCTCACTTGCGGAAAGCCCCCAATCCCAAACCCCCCATCTATGATGGTCCCCCACAGAAAAGGGGCCATCCCCCTAGTGCAGCAAACGAAGATAAGATAGAGGCAGAGCAAGATAAGGCCAACAGTGAACCTCCGGTCAAACGATCCTGCAACTCCAACGAAAAAAGCCAGGAAGGATTCCCTCCAGTGGAAGAATCTGATCAGGAAGATAAAACAAGGAAGGTAATTGAGGATAGTGAAACAGGATTGGTGAACTGA
- the LOC121534932 gene encoding ATP-dependent zinc metalloprotease YME1L1 isoform X1, translating to MFSLSTTVQPQVTVPLSHLINTLHSLKSSIGSSSSATAKPPHRQHASEQDLHSTEPTWSLRDLGLSDLGVRQLEELVSGMLPRLSQQGAPSSSSPSQQAWRTSHLSSQSFFHNKHGFSGGNIGTDSPVFCRQIPSPLQTVFTEFHYWPVWVQSRGFKTLRKHKRLQAGFERPMEPDGFTPSFMKGLLTRDKGMEVETLDKLLKNKNIPDGQQEYFKTGFAEGFLKSQALTRRTQDSLRRTRFILLVLLLVGLYGLSKTPFLSVRFRTTSGLDSAVDPVQMKNVTFEHVKGVDEAKNELQEVVEFLRSPEKFTVLGGKLPKGILLVGPPGTGKTLLARAVAGEADVPFYYATGSEFDEMFVGVGASRIRNLFREAKANAPCVVFIDELDSVGGKRIESPMHPYSRQTINQLLAEMDGFKPNEGVIIIGATNFPEALDNALIRPGRFDMQVTVPKPDVKGRTEILNWYLRKIKVDPDIKAGIIARGTVGFSGADLENLVNQAALKAAVDGKEMVTLKELEFAKDKILMGPERKSVEIDQKNKEITAYHESGHAIVAYYTKDAMPINKATIMPRGPSLGHVSMLPEDDRWSETRAQLLAQMDVSMGGRVAEEIIFGNEFITTGASSDFDAATKIAKMMVTRFGMCERLGVMTYADQTKQSPETQAAIEHEVRILLKDSYERARALLKSHAKEHKNLATALLQYETLDAKEIKMVLEGKALEIR from the exons GTCACTGTCCCCCTGAGTCACCTGATCAACACCCTCCACTCCCTGAAGAGCTCAATAGGAAGCAGCAGCAGTGCCACTGCTAAACCTCCGCACAGACAGCATGCCTCAGAACAGGACTTGCATAGTACCGAG CCCACGTGGAGCCTGAGGGACCtgggcctgtctgatctgggcGTGCGGCAGCTGGAAGAGCTAGTGAGCGGTATGTTACCACGTCTGAGTCAACAGGGGGCGCCGTCCTCATCCAGCCCCAGCCAACAGGCCTGGAGGACCTCCCACCTGTCTTCACAGTCGTTCTTTCACAACAAGCATG GGTTCTCTGGCGGCAACATTGGCACTGACTCCCCTGTTTTCTGCAGACAGATCCCCTCCCCTCTTCAAACCGTTTTCACAGAGTTCCACTACTGGCCAG TGTGGGTCCAAAGCCGAGGCTTTAAAACTCTAAGGAAACACAAGCGACTGCAGGCAGGCTTTGAGCGTCCCATGGAACCAGACGGCTTTACGCCATCCTTTATGAAG GGCCTCCTGACGCGTGATAAGGGGATGGAGGTGGAAACCCTGGACAAGCTCCTGAAGAACAAGAACATTCCAGATGGGCAGCAAGAGTATTTTAAGACCGGGTTTGCAGAGGGCTTCCTGAAATCCCAAGCGCTGACACGGCGCACACAAG ACTCTCTGAGGAGGACGAGGTTTATACTGCTGGTCCTGCTGTTGGTGGGACTCTATGGCCTCTCCAAGACCCCCTTCCTATCGG TGCGATTCCGAACCACATCAGGCCTGGACTCGGCGGTGGACCCTGTCCAAATGAAGAACGTGACGTTTGAGCACGTCAAGGGGGTGGACGAGGCCAAGAACGAGCTGCAGGAGGTGGTGGAGTTCCTCCGGAGCCCAGAAAAGTTCACCGTCCTCGGAGGGAAACTGCCGAAAG ggatCTTGCTGGTTGGCCCTCCTGGCACTGGGAAGACTCTGTTGGCCAGAGCCGTAGCTGGAGAGGCCGACGTCCCCTTCTATTACGCCACCGGTTCGGAATTTGATGAGATGTTTGTGGGGGTTGGAGCCAGTCGCATCAGGAACCTCTTCA GGGAAGCTAAAGCCAACGCCCCATGCGTGGTTTTCATTGACGAGTTGGACAGCGTCGGAGGGAAGAGAATCGAGTCTCCCATGCACCCTTACTCCAGACAGACCATCAACCAGCTACTGGCTGAGATGGACGG ATTCAAACCAAACGAAGGGGTCATCATCATCGGAGCGACCAACTTCCCTGAGGCTTTGGATAA CGCTCTGATTAGGCCGGGACGTTTTGACATGCAGGTCACTGTCCCCAAGCCAGACGTGAAAGGGCGCACAGAAATCCTCAACTGGTACTTAAGGAAGATCAAAGTAGACCCTG ACATCAAGGCTGGGATCATCGCCAGGGGCACAGTGGGCTTCTCCGGGGCCGACCTGGAGAACCTGGTGAACCAGGCGGCTCTGAAGGCGGCGGTGGACGGCAAAGAAATGGTGACCCTCAAAGAGCTGGAGTTTGCCAAGGACAAGATCCTCATGG GCCCAGAGAGGAAGAGTGTGGAGATAGACCAGAAGAACAAGGAGATCACGGCCTACCACGAGTCTGGCCACGCTATCGTGGCGTACTACACCAAGGACGCCATGCCTATCAATAAGGCCACCATCATGCCCAGAGGGCCTTCCCTGGGTCAT GTGTCTATGCTCCCGGAGGATGACCGCTGGAGCGAGACGCGTGCTCAGTTGCTGGCCCAGATGGATGTCAGCATGGGAGGCCGCGTGGCAGAGGAGATCATATTTGGCAATGAGTTCATTACCACTG GGGCATCAAGTGACTTTGATGCTGCCACCAAAATTGCAAAAATGATGGTGACCAGATTTGGAATGTGTGAGAGG CTGGGTGTCATGACCTACGCTGACCAAACCAAGCAGAGCCCGGAGACACAGGCTGCCATCGAACATGAAGTCAGGATACTTTTAAAG GATTCGTACGAGCGGGCCAGGGCGCTCCTCAAGTCCCACGCCAAGGAGCACAAGAACCTGGCCACCGCCCTGCTGCAATACGAGACGCTGGATGCCAAAGAGATCAAGATGGTCCTGGAGGGCAAGGCCCTGGAGATCAGATGA
- the LOC121534932 gene encoding ATP-dependent zinc metalloprotease YME1L1 isoform X2, giving the protein MFSLSTTVQPQVTVPLSHLINTLHSLKSSIGSSSSATAKPPHRQHASEQDLHSTEPTWSLRDLGLSDLGVRQLEELVSGMLPRLSQQGAPSSSSPSQQAWRTSHLSSQSFFHNKHGFSGGNIGTDSPVFCRQIPSPLQTVFTEFHYWPVWVQSRGFKTLRKHKRLQAGFERPMEPDGFTPSFMKGLLTRDKGMEVETLDKLLKNKNIPDGQQEYFKTGFAEGFLKSQALTRRTQDSLRRTRFILLVLLLVGLYGLSKTPFLSGLDSAVDPVQMKNVTFEHVKGVDEAKNELQEVVEFLRSPEKFTVLGGKLPKGILLVGPPGTGKTLLARAVAGEADVPFYYATGSEFDEMFVGVGASRIRNLFREAKANAPCVVFIDELDSVGGKRIESPMHPYSRQTINQLLAEMDGFKPNEGVIIIGATNFPEALDNALIRPGRFDMQVTVPKPDVKGRTEILNWYLRKIKVDPDIKAGIIARGTVGFSGADLENLVNQAALKAAVDGKEMVTLKELEFAKDKILMGPERKSVEIDQKNKEITAYHESGHAIVAYYTKDAMPINKATIMPRGPSLGHVSMLPEDDRWSETRAQLLAQMDVSMGGRVAEEIIFGNEFITTGASSDFDAATKIAKMMVTRFGMCERLGVMTYADQTKQSPETQAAIEHEVRILLKDSYERARALLKSHAKEHKNLATALLQYETLDAKEIKMVLEGKALEIR; this is encoded by the exons GTCACTGTCCCCCTGAGTCACCTGATCAACACCCTCCACTCCCTGAAGAGCTCAATAGGAAGCAGCAGCAGTGCCACTGCTAAACCTCCGCACAGACAGCATGCCTCAGAACAGGACTTGCATAGTACCGAG CCCACGTGGAGCCTGAGGGACCtgggcctgtctgatctgggcGTGCGGCAGCTGGAAGAGCTAGTGAGCGGTATGTTACCACGTCTGAGTCAACAGGGGGCGCCGTCCTCATCCAGCCCCAGCCAACAGGCCTGGAGGACCTCCCACCTGTCTTCACAGTCGTTCTTTCACAACAAGCATG GGTTCTCTGGCGGCAACATTGGCACTGACTCCCCTGTTTTCTGCAGACAGATCCCCTCCCCTCTTCAAACCGTTTTCACAGAGTTCCACTACTGGCCAG TGTGGGTCCAAAGCCGAGGCTTTAAAACTCTAAGGAAACACAAGCGACTGCAGGCAGGCTTTGAGCGTCCCATGGAACCAGACGGCTTTACGCCATCCTTTATGAAG GGCCTCCTGACGCGTGATAAGGGGATGGAGGTGGAAACCCTGGACAAGCTCCTGAAGAACAAGAACATTCCAGATGGGCAGCAAGAGTATTTTAAGACCGGGTTTGCAGAGGGCTTCCTGAAATCCCAAGCGCTGACACGGCGCACACAAG ACTCTCTGAGGAGGACGAGGTTTATACTGCTGGTCCTGCTGTTGGTGGGACTCTATGGCCTCTCCAAGACCCCCTTCCTATCGG GCCTGGACTCGGCGGTGGACCCTGTCCAAATGAAGAACGTGACGTTTGAGCACGTCAAGGGGGTGGACGAGGCCAAGAACGAGCTGCAGGAGGTGGTGGAGTTCCTCCGGAGCCCAGAAAAGTTCACCGTCCTCGGAGGGAAACTGCCGAAAG ggatCTTGCTGGTTGGCCCTCCTGGCACTGGGAAGACTCTGTTGGCCAGAGCCGTAGCTGGAGAGGCCGACGTCCCCTTCTATTACGCCACCGGTTCGGAATTTGATGAGATGTTTGTGGGGGTTGGAGCCAGTCGCATCAGGAACCTCTTCA GGGAAGCTAAAGCCAACGCCCCATGCGTGGTTTTCATTGACGAGTTGGACAGCGTCGGAGGGAAGAGAATCGAGTCTCCCATGCACCCTTACTCCAGACAGACCATCAACCAGCTACTGGCTGAGATGGACGG ATTCAAACCAAACGAAGGGGTCATCATCATCGGAGCGACCAACTTCCCTGAGGCTTTGGATAA CGCTCTGATTAGGCCGGGACGTTTTGACATGCAGGTCACTGTCCCCAAGCCAGACGTGAAAGGGCGCACAGAAATCCTCAACTGGTACTTAAGGAAGATCAAAGTAGACCCTG ACATCAAGGCTGGGATCATCGCCAGGGGCACAGTGGGCTTCTCCGGGGCCGACCTGGAGAACCTGGTGAACCAGGCGGCTCTGAAGGCGGCGGTGGACGGCAAAGAAATGGTGACCCTCAAAGAGCTGGAGTTTGCCAAGGACAAGATCCTCATGG GCCCAGAGAGGAAGAGTGTGGAGATAGACCAGAAGAACAAGGAGATCACGGCCTACCACGAGTCTGGCCACGCTATCGTGGCGTACTACACCAAGGACGCCATGCCTATCAATAAGGCCACCATCATGCCCAGAGGGCCTTCCCTGGGTCAT GTGTCTATGCTCCCGGAGGATGACCGCTGGAGCGAGACGCGTGCTCAGTTGCTGGCCCAGATGGATGTCAGCATGGGAGGCCGCGTGGCAGAGGAGATCATATTTGGCAATGAGTTCATTACCACTG GGGCATCAAGTGACTTTGATGCTGCCACCAAAATTGCAAAAATGATGGTGACCAGATTTGGAATGTGTGAGAGG CTGGGTGTCATGACCTACGCTGACCAAACCAAGCAGAGCCCGGAGACACAGGCTGCCATCGAACATGAAGTCAGGATACTTTTAAAG GATTCGTACGAGCGGGCCAGGGCGCTCCTCAAGTCCCACGCCAAGGAGCACAAGAACCTGGCCACCGCCCTGCTGCAATACGAGACGCTGGATGCCAAAGAGATCAAGATGGTCCTGGAGGGCAAGGCCCTGGAGATCAGATGA